A section of the Mesorhizobium loti genome encodes:
- a CDS encoding aldo/keto reductase translates to MSRDSRMVLTRNGVSLSRLVFGAWRLLDGDARPDADQVGRLIGAAVDLGLTSFDHADIYGNYEVEAAFGAGLSRWKGKREEIELISKCDIMLASANRPRNRLKHYDTSAAHITASVDRSLGNLGTDYLDLLLLHRPDPLMDADETAAALAGLVKAGKVRAVGVSNFTPSQFDLLASRLPFALVTNQIEMSVLKTSALTDGSLDHAQRLGYAPMIWSPLGGGSLFTGKEAREARVRAALAAVAAEVGAGDLATVAIAWLLRHPARLVPVLGSMKPERLAAMVKALEISLDRQQWFAILEASEGRPVA, encoded by the coding sequence ATGAGCCGTGACAGCCGCATGGTGCTGACCAGGAACGGGGTGTCGCTGTCGCGATTGGTCTTCGGTGCCTGGCGCCTGCTCGACGGCGACGCCCGCCCTGATGCCGATCAGGTCGGGAGGCTGATCGGCGCCGCTGTCGATCTCGGCCTGACCAGTTTCGACCACGCCGATATCTACGGGAATTACGAGGTGGAGGCGGCCTTCGGCGCGGGGCTGTCGCGCTGGAAAGGCAAGCGCGAGGAGATCGAGCTGATCTCGAAATGCGACATCATGCTGGCCTCGGCCAACCGGCCGCGGAACCGGCTGAAGCACTATGATACCAGCGCCGCCCACATAACCGCCTCGGTCGACCGCTCGCTCGGCAATCTCGGCACCGATTATCTCGACCTGTTGCTGTTGCATCGGCCGGATCCGCTGATGGATGCCGACGAGACGGCGGCGGCACTGGCCGGGTTGGTCAAGGCCGGCAAGGTGAGAGCGGTCGGCGTCTCGAATTTCACGCCATCACAGTTCGATCTGCTGGCCTCGCGGCTGCCGTTTGCCCTGGTCACCAACCAGATCGAGATGTCGGTGCTGAAGACGTCCGCATTGACCGATGGCAGTCTCGACCACGCGCAGCGCCTGGGCTACGCGCCGATGATCTGGTCGCCGCTTGGCGGCGGCTCGCTGTTCACCGGCAAGGAAGCCCGGGAGGCTCGCGTGCGGGCAGCACTCGCGGCGGTCGCCGCCGAAGTCGGCGCCGGTGATCTCGCCACTGTTGCCATCGCCTGGCTGCTGCGCCATCCGGCCCGGCTGGTGCCGGTGTTGGGGTCAATGAAGCCGGAGCGGCTGGCGGCCATGGTCAAGGCGCTGGAGATCAGCCTCGACCGCCAGCAATGGTTCGCCATACTGGAGGCGAGTGAAGGCCGGCCGGTGGCGTAA
- the carA gene encoding glutamine-hydrolyzing carbamoyl-phosphate synthase small subunit: MAETTPALTPPWATEKPTALLVLADGTVIEGRGLGATGSAVAEVCFNTALTGYQEILTDPSYAGQIVTFTFPHIGNIGTNDEDIEDLNPAARAGAVGAVFKADVTNPSNYRAAGDLDQWLKKRGIVALSGIDTRALTALIREKGMPNAVIAHAPDGVFDLDDLKQRAAAWSGLIGLDLAKEVTSGQSSVWRETPWVWNEGFGEQTDPSLHVVAIDYGVKRNILRLLAGLGAKVTVVPAKTGAEEILAMRPDGIFLSNGPGDPEATGDYAVPVIQDLLKTNIPVFGICLGHQMLALALGGRTAKMHQGHHGANHPVKDHTTGKVEIVSMNHGFAVDADSLPEGVEETHVSLFDGSNCGIALTGRPVFSVQHHPEASPGPQDSHYLFRRFVNLIRQKRGEELLAERA; encoded by the coding sequence ATGGCCGAGACGACGCCCGCGCTGACCCCACCCTGGGCCACCGAAAAGCCGACCGCTCTTCTGGTGCTGGCCGACGGGACCGTCATCGAGGGCCGCGGCCTCGGTGCCACCGGCTCCGCCGTCGCCGAAGTCTGCTTCAACACCGCGCTCACCGGCTATCAGGAAATCCTCACCGACCCCTCCTATGCCGGCCAGATCGTCACCTTCACCTTCCCGCACATCGGCAACATCGGCACCAATGACGAGGACATCGAGGATCTCAACCCGGCCGCCCGCGCCGGCGCCGTCGGCGCCGTGTTCAAGGCCGATGTCACCAACCCGTCCAACTACCGCGCCGCCGGCGATCTCGACCAGTGGCTGAAGAAGCGCGGCATCGTGGCGCTCTCGGGCATCGACACCCGTGCGCTGACCGCGCTGATCCGCGAAAAGGGCATGCCCAACGCCGTCATCGCGCATGCGCCGGACGGCGTCTTCGACCTGGACGATTTGAAGCAGCGCGCCGCCGCATGGTCGGGTCTGATCGGGCTCGACCTCGCCAAGGAAGTCACCTCGGGCCAGTCCTCGGTCTGGCGCGAGACGCCCTGGGTGTGGAACGAAGGTTTTGGCGAACAGACTGATCCGTCGCTGCACGTCGTGGCCATCGACTACGGCGTCAAGCGCAACATTTTGCGCCTGCTCGCCGGCCTCGGCGCCAAGGTCACCGTGGTGCCGGCCAAGACAGGCGCCGAAGAAATCCTCGCCATGCGGCCCGACGGCATCTTCCTCTCCAACGGCCCTGGCGATCCGGAAGCCACCGGCGACTATGCCGTGCCCGTCATCCAGGATCTGCTGAAGACCAACATCCCGGTGTTCGGCATCTGCCTCGGCCACCAGATGCTGGCGCTGGCGCTCGGCGGCAGGACCGCCAAGATGCATCAGGGACATCATGGCGCCAACCATCCGGTCAAGGACCACACCACCGGCAAGGTCGAGATCGTGTCGATGAATCACGGCTTCGCCGTCGATGCCGACTCGCTGCCCGAGGGTGTCGAGGAAACCCATGTCTCGCTGTTCGACGGTTCGAACTGCGGCATCGCGCTGACCGGCCGTCCGGTGTTCTCGGTCCAGCATCACCCTGAAGCCTCGCCCGGCCCGCAGGACTCGCACTATCTGTTCCGCCGTTTCGTCAACCTGATCCGGCAAAAGCGCGGCGAGGAACTGCTGGCGGAGCGGGCTTAA
- a CDS encoding AraC family transcriptional regulator has translation MDPLSDIIALLQPSTAISKPIKGRGRWGVRYAAYDAPGFTIIVEGTCWIAFAGQDPVKFEKGDFLLLPSTPAFSLSSHPGIDCELRTPMDVAVQHGEQDGDPDFVALGGTFRIEPVNAALLLALLPSVIHVPGSQGRSSRLGRVISLIMEECENEDPGKEMVLQRLLEILLVEALRWRGIGSGAAGLLGGMRDPALARVLRAMHGDVRAGWTVAGLARIAGLSRSAFAARFVDVLGCGPIEYLARWRMALAKDALIRGSKTLDKIAGEIGYESASAFSTAFRKRLGCSPGKFARDARVTA, from the coding sequence ATGGATCCTCTCAGTGACATCATTGCTCTTTTGCAACCCAGCACGGCGATTTCCAAGCCCATCAAGGGGCGTGGTCGATGGGGCGTGCGTTACGCCGCCTATGATGCGCCTGGCTTTACAATAATCGTGGAGGGCACGTGCTGGATCGCCTTTGCGGGCCAGGATCCAGTCAAGTTCGAGAAGGGAGACTTCCTCCTGCTGCCTTCCACGCCGGCCTTCTCGCTCAGCAGCCATCCAGGCATCGACTGTGAGCTCCGGACGCCAATGGACGTTGCCGTCCAGCATGGCGAGCAAGATGGAGACCCGGATTTTGTCGCGCTCGGCGGGACGTTTCGAATCGAGCCGGTCAATGCCGCGCTTCTGCTCGCGCTCCTTCCGAGCGTCATCCACGTGCCGGGATCGCAGGGGCGTTCCTCCAGGCTTGGCAGGGTCATTAGCCTCATCATGGAGGAGTGCGAGAACGAAGATCCGGGCAAGGAAATGGTCTTGCAGCGATTGCTCGAGATTCTGCTCGTCGAAGCGCTGCGATGGCGTGGCATCGGTTCCGGCGCGGCCGGCCTGCTCGGTGGGATGCGGGATCCGGCGCTGGCGCGCGTGCTCCGCGCCATGCACGGGGATGTCCGGGCGGGTTGGACGGTCGCGGGACTCGCCAGGATCGCGGGACTTTCGCGGTCGGCCTTCGCGGCTCGCTTCGTGGACGTGCTCGGTTGCGGCCCGATCGAGTACCTGGCCCGCTGGCGCATGGCGCTGGCGAAGGATGCTCTCATCCGAGGCTCGAAAACCCTGGACAAAATAGCCGGTGAGATCGGCTACGAGTCCGCCAGCGCCTTCAGCACTGCTTTCAGGAAACGGCTTGGTTGCTCACCGGGCAAGTTCGCCCGCGACGCCCGCGTGACCGCATAG
- a CDS encoding GatB/YqeY domain-containing protein, translating to MRGKIAESLKSAMKAQDKHRLPTLRLIQAAIHDRDIANRGSGKDPASDEEILQILAKMVKQREESAKAFEDGKRPELAAQERGEMEIIRGFLPTQLDDAAITAAAREAIAETGAASQKDMGKVIAALKQKYAGQMDFGKASGIVKGLLQ from the coding sequence ATGCGCGGAAAAATCGCCGAATCCCTGAAGAGCGCGATGAAGGCGCAGGACAAGCACAGGCTACCGACATTGCGGCTGATCCAGGCCGCCATCCACGATCGCGACATCGCCAATCGCGGTTCGGGCAAGGACCCCGCCAGCGACGAGGAAATCCTGCAGATCCTGGCCAAGATGGTGAAGCAGCGCGAGGAATCGGCCAAGGCGTTCGAAGACGGCAAGCGGCCGGAACTGGCGGCGCAGGAGCGCGGCGAGATGGAGATCATCCGCGGCTTCCTGCCGACCCAGCTCGATGATGCCGCGATCACCGCCGCGGCGCGCGAGGCGATTGCCGAGACCGGTGCCGCCAGCCAGAAGGACATGGGCAAGGTGATTGCCGCGCTGAAGCAGAAATATGCCGGCCAGATGGATTTCGGCAAGGCGAGTGGCATCGTCAAAGGGCTGCTGCAGTAG